The following proteins come from a genomic window of Sorghum bicolor cultivar BTx623 chromosome 3, Sorghum_bicolor_NCBIv3, whole genome shotgun sequence:
- the LOC110434073 gene encoding uncharacterized protein LOC110434073 isoform X1 codes for MACELGKMGQEKARTPTIACERGRTDGGRFEDEKEDDDDFEIVGFRRTWELCYASDYGSFEDITVPSMRYTFRPFPKNAIRQGGLQFFSAKVAELKEEEGLHWPLHVYGLIATRDSADPRRNLLFDRTRDSCQIITQEDPILQLTGPSRAVVLIDPVTIEVQLKAKCKTESEDKVLNFSVFEYSHQDSYEEPPFLTTIYTRCKRSKLEFAVAFLVQSVEATVRVRVVRGSWPDHFRGQIMSRTASISHGAIVLLDSRYGRMNFNKYGVIELSRCVVSVEPCGQLKVDVVASQVDDDRNVVAQGLVDFTPKMAGVSHGICDLGFCVLRFSVHWSLPCYAGEHVGLITK; via the exons ATGGCTtgtgagttaggcaagatgggGCAGGAGAAGGCACGGACACCTACTATCGCCTGCGAAAGGGGGAGGACGGACGGAGGTCGATTCGAGGATGAGAAGGAGGACGACGATGATTTCGAAATCGTTGGGTTCCGTAGAACATGGGAACTCTGCTATGCCAGTGACTACGGTTCCTTCGAGGACATCA CTGTGCCCTCCATGCGCTATACGTTTAGACCCTTCCCAAAGAATGCCATACGCCAGGGCGGATTGCAGTTCTTCTCCGCTAAAGTCGCCGAACTTAAAGAGGAGGAAGGTCTCCACTGGCCACTGCACGTTTATGGCTTGATTGCCACCAGGGACTCCGCAGATCCTAGACGAAACCTTCTTTTCGACCGCACTAGGGATAGTTGCCAAATCATAACTCAAGAG GATCCCATTTTGCAGTTGACAGGCCCCTCTCGTGCTGTGGTGTTAATTGATCCAGTTACTATCGAAGTTCAACTGAAAGCAAAGTGCAAAACTGAGTCTGAAGATAAGGTGCTCAACTTCAGTGTGTTTGAATACAGCCATCAAGATTCTTATGAGGAACCTCCTTTCTTAACTACAATATATACCCGCTGCAAACGAAGTAAACTTGAGTTTGCAGTTGCGTTTCTTGTTCAATCAGTTGAGGCCACAGTCCGTGTGAGAGTTGTTCGTGGGTCATGGCCGGATCATTTTCGAGGACAAATCATGTCCCGTACAGCCAGTATCAGTCATGGTGCTATTGTGCTACTAGATTCTCGATATGGCAGAATGAATTTCAACAAATATGGTGTAATTGAGCTTTCAAGATGTGTTGTTTCTGTGGAACCATGTGGACAACTgaaagttgatgtggtggcttcaCAAGTCGATGATGATAGAAATGTTGTTGCACAAGGTCTGGTTGATTTCACACCGAAAATGGCCGGTGTCAGTCATGGTATATGTGACCTAGGCTTCTGTGTGCTGAGATTCAGCGTTCACTGGTCCCTTCCCTGCTATGCTGGCGAGCATGTGGGCCTGATTACAAAATAA
- the LOC110434073 gene encoding uncharacterized protein LOC110434073 isoform X2 has product MGQEKARTPTIACERGRTDGGRFEDEKEDDDDFEIVGFRRTWELCYASDYGSFEDITVPSMRYTFRPFPKNAIRQGGLQFFSAKVAELKEEEGLHWPLHVYGLIATRDSADPRRNLLFDRTRDSCQIITQEDPILQLTGPSRAVVLIDPVTIEVQLKAKCKTESEDKVLNFSVFEYSHQDSYEEPPFLTTIYTRCKRSKLEFAVAFLVQSVEATVRVRVVRGSWPDHFRGQIMSRTASISHGAIVLLDSRYGRMNFNKYGVIELSRCVVSVEPCGQLKVDVVASQVDDDRNVVAQGLVDFTPKMAGVSHGICDLGFCVLRFSVHWSLPCYAGEHVGLITK; this is encoded by the exons atgggGCAGGAGAAGGCACGGACACCTACTATCGCCTGCGAAAGGGGGAGGACGGACGGAGGTCGATTCGAGGATGAGAAGGAGGACGACGATGATTTCGAAATCGTTGGGTTCCGTAGAACATGGGAACTCTGCTATGCCAGTGACTACGGTTCCTTCGAGGACATCA CTGTGCCCTCCATGCGCTATACGTTTAGACCCTTCCCAAAGAATGCCATACGCCAGGGCGGATTGCAGTTCTTCTCCGCTAAAGTCGCCGAACTTAAAGAGGAGGAAGGTCTCCACTGGCCACTGCACGTTTATGGCTTGATTGCCACCAGGGACTCCGCAGATCCTAGACGAAACCTTCTTTTCGACCGCACTAGGGATAGTTGCCAAATCATAACTCAAGAG GATCCCATTTTGCAGTTGACAGGCCCCTCTCGTGCTGTGGTGTTAATTGATCCAGTTACTATCGAAGTTCAACTGAAAGCAAAGTGCAAAACTGAGTCTGAAGATAAGGTGCTCAACTTCAGTGTGTTTGAATACAGCCATCAAGATTCTTATGAGGAACCTCCTTTCTTAACTACAATATATACCCGCTGCAAACGAAGTAAACTTGAGTTTGCAGTTGCGTTTCTTGTTCAATCAGTTGAGGCCACAGTCCGTGTGAGAGTTGTTCGTGGGTCATGGCCGGATCATTTTCGAGGACAAATCATGTCCCGTACAGCCAGTATCAGTCATGGTGCTATTGTGCTACTAGATTCTCGATATGGCAGAATGAATTTCAACAAATATGGTGTAATTGAGCTTTCAAGATGTGTTGTTTCTGTGGAACCATGTGGACAACTgaaagttgatgtggtggcttcaCAAGTCGATGATGATAGAAATGTTGTTGCACAAGGTCTGGTTGATTTCACACCGAAAATGGCCGGTGTCAGTCATGGTATATGTGACCTAGGCTTCTGTGTGCTGAGATTCAGCGTTCACTGGTCCCTTCCCTGCTATGCTGGCGAGCATGTGGGCCTGATTACAAAATAA